Within Serratia odorifera, the genomic segment CCTTCCGCCATGATGGCACCGGCAAGAATAAAGAACGGGATCGCCAGCAGCGAAAACTTGTTCACGCCGTTGGTCATCTGGATCATCAGCGCCTCCAGCGGCAGATCGATCCATAACGCGCCGGCGATGGCGCTCAAGCCGACGGCGTAGGCCACCGGCACCCCGACCGCCAACAGCACGGCGAGGGAACAAAGCAGAATAAATGCGTCCACGGGCGAGCTCCGTCAGGTATTGCCGAGCAGGACCACCGGGCGGTGGTGCTGCGAGCCAAATAGCAGCCGTTCAATCACGAACAGCAAGGTAACGGCTGAACCGATCGGCAGCGGCAGATAGGCCTGGCCGGCGGTCAGCAGCGGAAACTCGGCGACCGGCTGCAGCCATAGCTGACTGCACAGCGCGTAGCCGTAATAGATGATGAACAGGAAAATCACCACCATCAGCAGATCCGCCAGCCGGGCGCACAGACTCTGTAACGCCGGTGACAGACGGTCGATCAGCATATTGACGGCGATGTGCGATCCGGCGCGGTAACTGACCGCCGCGCCGATAAAGGTAAAGGTCACCATACACAGAATGGCGATCGGTTCTGGCCAGGCGGCACCTTCGTTCAGTACGTAGCGGCTGAAGATGCCGATTGGGATCACCGTCACCATCGCCAACAGGGCAATGCCGGCGATCCACATTGAAACGCGGTACAGCACATCCATTGCCTGGTGATAAGCGTGCGCCATGAGATACCTCCGCCGGAACAGGGAAGGGCGCGGTTAACCGCGCCCGCAATTGCGTTATTGCACCGCGTTGATACGGTCGATCAGATCCTGGTGCGACTTGCCGTATTGGTCGCGCACCGGCTGTGTGGCCTTGTAGTAATAGTCGCGGTCGATGTCATGGAACTGCACGCCGCCGGCTTTCATCTTCTCCAGCGCTTGCTGGTTATACGCCGCCCACAGGGTACGCTGCTCGTCCTGCGCTTCCTTGGCCAGTTTGAGGATCAGCTTCTGGTCATCCGGCGTCAGTTTGTCCCATTTGGTTTTTGAATAGAGGAACAGCTCGGGAATGATGAAATGGCCGCTGAGGGTGTAGTTTTTCGCCACCGGCATATAGTTATGGGCAATAAAGGTCGGCGGGTTGTTTTCCGCACCGTCGATTACCCCGGTCTGCATACCGCTGAAGACTTCGCTGACGCCCATGCTGACGGCGTTGGCGCCCATCGCCTTCAGGGTTGCCAGCGCAATCGGACTGCCCTGCACGCGGATTTTCATCCCTTTCAGATCTTCCGGTTTCACCACCGGCTGCTTGGTAATCAGGTTGCGGGTGCCTGAATCCATCCAGCCAAGGAACACCAGACGGGAAGCGGGGTTGTTGGTGATCTTGTCGCCGATCTCTTTGCCGATTTCGCCGTCCAGCACCTTGTGCAGATGATCTTCGTTGCGGAAAATATACGGTAAGGTAAAGACATCGATTTCCGGCAGGATCGCCGCCACCGGTGCCATCGAGACGCGGATCAGGTCAATGGCGCCGATTTGCGCCTGTTCGATCATCTGCTTTTCGTCGCCCAGCATGCCACCGGGAAAGGTTTTCATCTCCAGACGGCCGTCGGTTGCCGCCTTCAGCTTTTCGCCCATGTGCTGCACGGCGACCACGTTGGGGTAACCTTCCGGGTGAACATCGGCGGCTTTGATTTGCTGTGCCAGCGCGCTCTGGCTGCACAACAGCGCGCTCAGGGCAAGGCACAGACCTGATAAGGCGTGAGGCAATTTCATCTGATAATCTCCCGAGTGTTGGGCGGTGACAATAACCGTTTGTTTTTTAATCATCCCGATGGCAAAGCGATTGCGGAGGGGGGCGGGTTGCGCCAGTGCATCGCATTTCCATGACAAAAGATAAACACAGTTGAAACCTATTTGCTACATAAGTGAAAAGCTGTTTTAAAAATCCTTGATCGCCGTCACTGTGCATTTTCCCTGCATGCGGCTTTTCGTGATGTGGTTAAAAAAAACGCGCAAGGGGTGACGGAATTGTTGGGTTTTATTCGTATGAATGTTAAACAGCGCCGCCACTTGCCGCTGCAGCTGGCGCGGGTTACGGCTTTTTTTGGTCCGTGGGTGCGTTATTGAGTAAATAATAATGATAACTACTATCAATCCGCGATTGGTTTGATATGATCGCACGCTGAATCTCGTTTAATTTTGATCGGTAATGGTTGGAGGCGCAGCGTGAAAACGGCTGGCAAGACTATGAATCAAGCATCCGCGGCGCAGGCCGGGGATATTGGGGCGTCGCGTTCGGGCGCGGTGTGGTAGCGTCGATGTTGCTGGTGGTCGGTTTGGCCGGCAGCGCACAGGCAGCGCCGGCGACTAATCCTGCCGTTGCCGACAGCGTCTCTACCGCCGCGGCCCCTGCGCCAGCGTCAGCGCCGGATAACGTGACCCCGGTCAACCCGGCACCGACCGTGCAGCCGCCGGAAACGCGTGGCATGGACCTTTCCGTCTGGGGCATGTATCAGCATGCGGACGTAGTGGTGAAGACGGTCATGATCGGCCTGGTGTTGGCGTCGATTATCACCTGGACCATTCTGTTCGCCAAAGGTAGCGAACTGACGCGTGCCAAACGCCGTCTGCGTCGCGAACATCAGGCGCTGTCTGAAGCGCGTTCGTTGGACGAAGCAACGGAAATGGCGCAGAGCTTCCAGAACGACAGCATCAGTGCCACGCTGCTGAATGATGCACAGAACGAACTGGAACTGTCGGCTGAATCCAACGACAACAACGGCATCAAAGAGCGCGCCGGCTTCCGTTTTGAGCGCCGGGTGGCGGCGTATGGCCGCCAACTGGGCAAGGGCAACGGTTTCCTGGCGACCATTGGCGCCATTTCACCGTTCGTTGGTCTGTTCGGCACCGTATGGGGCATCATGAACAGCTTTATCGGCATTGCCCACTCGCAAACCACCAATCTGGCAGTGGTCGCGCCGGGCATCGCGGAAGCGCTGCTGGCAACCGCACTGGGCCTGGTCGCCGCCATTCCGGCGGTGGTGATTTATAATATTTTTGCTCGCGTGATCGGCGGTCATCGTGCGCAGGTGGGCGACGTCGCGGCACAGGTACTGCTACTGCTGAGCCGCGATCTGGATCTGGCAGCCACGGCAGAAGCCAAGCGCTCGCAACACGCACATCAGCTGCGGGTGGGGTGAGTTATGGCGATGCGCTTAAACGATGATGTAGACGACAGCGGCGAACTGCATGAAATCAACGTGACGCCGTTTATCGACGTCATGCTGGTGCTGTTGATCATCTTTATGGTGGCAGCGCCGCTGGCAACGGTAGATATTCGCGTCGATCTGCCGGCGTCGACCGCCAAGCCGCAGCCGCGGCCGGAAAAACCGGTGTTCCTGTCGGTGAAGGCGGACAAGCAACTTTACGTCGGCGAGCAGCCGGTCACCGCAGAACAGTTGACCACGGTGCTCGATCAACGTACCCAGGCCAACAAGGAAACCACCATCTTCTTCCAGGCAGATAAAAGCGTGGACTACGCCACTTTGATGAGCGTGATGGATACGCTGCGCAATGCCGGTTATCTGAAGGTGGGACTGGTCGGTATGGAAGGCGGCGCGAAGTAACTTCGCCGGTTTCAACCAGGGTCGGACAGGCAACTGTCCGGCCCTTTTTTATTACGGGGTCACCGTGAGCCTACGGCGGTTATCAGCGCCCGGCCAGCTGCGCCAGCGAGCCGGCGTGGCGCCAGTGGATGCTACCCGGCAGAAACAGCGTGCTCTGCGCTAGCGGGCGTTCGTCAATCAGCTGGGTCACCATTTCAAAACTGTGCTGTGCCAGGCCGCGACAGTCTTGCGCCACGGTGTCGATTTTTAACGTCATGCAGTCAAACAGATAATGATCGTCAAAGCTGCACAGGTGGATATCGCTGTCGATCAATTGGTGCTGTGTCAGGTAACGCAATACCCCTTCCAGCAACCCACAGGCGGCGGTAAACAACGCTTTCGGCGGACGGCCCAGATGGGCGCACAGACCGGCGAACATCTCGTAACCGGAACTGGGGTGATAGGTGCCGTGGATAATCCATTCCGGCTGGTCGACAATACCGGCGCGTTCCAGCCCCAGTTGGAAGCCGGCCAGGCGATCGCGGGTAGGAGAAATGCGCGGCTGGCCGCCAAGAAAATAAAACTCGTCCGGGTGCTGACGCGCGACGGTTTCCACCAGTTGCGCGGTGGAGGCAACAGAATCGGTGATCACCAGCGGCAGGGTGGAGCCGTTGATCAGCCGGTCCATTTGCACCACGGGCAAACTGGCGTTGATCTTCTGGTATTCGGCATCGTTCAACTGACTGGAGGCAACGATCAGCCCGTCGACCTGACGTTGGACCAGGCTGTTGACCGCCATCATTTCCTGCGCGGGGTTTTCGTCCGAACAGGCGATCAGCAACTGCAAACCGGCTTCGCGACACAGGGTTTCCAGCTCGCGCGCGATCACCGCAAAACCGTAGTTGGTCATTTCCGGCACCACCAATCCCAGGGTATGGCTGCGATGGGAGCGCAGCGAGCGGGCGTGAATGCTTGGCTGATAGTGCAGTTCGCTCGCCAGCGCCAGAATACGGTCGCGGGTTTCATCGGACACGCGGTATTCCTTGCTGCGTCCGTTGAGTACCAGGCTGGCGGTCGACTTCGACACACCGGCCTGAGCGGCGATATCAGTGATGGTTACGCGTTTATTTTTTTTCACTAACGGCATCTATGGTTTTGACAGAATGCCTCATTCTATCATGACGGCATTCAGCGGCCAGTGTTGCAGCGCCAACGGCGCATCACCACTCAAAAATAGCCGTGGTGAGCGGCAGGGGAAGTAACGCGAACTCATCACCGCCTCACCCTGATTGATAAAGATTTCAACGCTGGAACGGTCGAACAGCAGTTGCAACTGTTGCAGCTCGCCGCGCCAGTAGCGCTGCTCCGGCTCGCCGCTGCGCAGGTTATGGCGGCTCAGGCAAAGCCGCTCGCCGTCCCAGCTCAGTTGCATGCCGTCGCCGAAGCGGGCGCTGAACGGGCCGTGCGGCCGCAGCAGCAGCTCGGCGCTGTCGATCTCCAGCTGCGGTGCTTCGGCCGCCGGCCCCTGCCAACGGGTGGCGGCGCCGCGCAGCTGTTGCAGTTCGCGCGCCGGTTGCTGGTACAGTCTGCCGGCGTGCAGCGTCAGTTCGCGCAGACAGGTCATGGTATGCAGCCAGCCGTAGCGTACCGTCGGCTGGTAGGATTCGTCCTGCTCCGGAACCCCCATCCAGGCGACCAGCAGGCGTCGGCCATCTTCTGCCAGCGTGGTCTGTGGCGCATAGAATTCAAAGCCGGCGTCCAGCTCGTGGAACTCGCCGTGGCTGAAGCGTGCGGTGGCATAATCCAGCTCGCCGCACAGATAGCCGGCCTGATAAACGTTGAGATAGCGTTCCGGCTCTGCCGCCAGACCCTGTGGACAGCAAATCAGCAGCTCGCGGTCTGCCAGGCGGAACAGATCCGGGCATTCCCACATGTAGCCGAAATCGCCGATGCCGTTCAACCGTGAGCCGGCGATTTCACCCTGCAATTGCCAACTGCGTAAATCATCGGAGCGCAGCAGCAGCACCTTGCCCTGGTCGTGCAGATCGCGCGCACCGAGCACCATGTACCACTGCTGATGATGGCGCCATACCTTCGGATCGCGCACGTGGCCGCTGTAGCCGGCGGGTAGCGGCAGCACCGGGCCAAGCTTGTCGTATTCCCCTGACGCATTTTCCTGCGCCAGGCACTGATAGGCGGTGCGCGAGCCGTCGGTGAATTTCACGTTGCCGGTATACACCAGCGTGATCTTGTCATTTTCCACCACCGCGGAGCCCGAGTAACAACCGTGGCTGTCAAAATCATCACCGGGCAACAGCGCCACCGGCTGATGGTGCCAGTGGAGCAGATCGTCGGACTGCCAGTGTCCCCAGCACTTGCGACCGTGGTCGCAGGCCAGCGGGTTCCACTGATAAAACAGATGGTAACGGCCGTTGTGCTGGATAAAGCCGTTGGGATCGTTGAGCAACCCGACGCTGGGCGCCAGATGCCAGCATGGGCGATGGGGATCGCCGGCCGCCCGCAGCTGGCCGTTCATCAGCGCCAGCGCGGTTTGCTTTATCAAACTCAGTGCATCCATTATTCAGCGTCCGTTTTGTACTTCAGCAACAGCGAAAGCACGAACGCGCTGCCAAAGGCAATCACCAGGCCAATAACATAGCTTAACAGCGAACTGGCTTGCACAATGGCCATGCCGGGGATGGCGGTGAGACCGACGGCGTTCATGCCGACGTGGTTGGCCACCACCCAGGCGCCGCCGAGCGCGCCGCCGACCAGCGCGGCGAGGAACGGCTTGACGAAGCGCAGATTGATGCCGAACAGCGCCGCTTCGGTGATGCCCAGCATGGCGGAAAAACCGGAAGGCACGGCGATGGCCTTGATTTTGGCGTCGCGGGTTTTGAAGTATACCGCCAGGCAGGCGCCGCCCTGAGCAATATTGGCCATCGACCAGATCGGCAACAGGAAGTTGACGCCAATGTTCGGGTTACCCAGCAGGCCGGCCTCAATCGCATGGAAACTGTGGTGAATGCCGGTAATGACAATCACCGAATACAGGCCACCAAACAGCAAGCCGGCCAGCCAGCCGGCGTGGGTAATCAGCGTGCTGAGCAGCAGCGAAATGCCATCGCCGAGCACTCGGCCGGCCGGACCGATAAACAGCATGGCGACAAAACCGGAAATGATCACCGTCAGGAAGGGGGTCAGGATCAGATCCAGCGAGTTCGGGATCACCTTGCGTAGCTGTTTTTCCAGCATGCTCATAAACCACACTGCCAGCAGCACCGGGAAGACCGTGCCCTGGTAGCCAATCATGGCGATTTCCATGCCAAAGAAATTCATGGTGTGGAAACCGCTGGCGACGCCCCAGGCGTTGGTTAGCGCCGGGTGGGGTGAGAATGCCGCCGAGCGTCGCGCCGAGATAGGGATTACCGCCGAACTCGCGGGCGGCAGTAAAGCCAATCAGTATCGGCAGGATGATAAACGCCGCCGAGCTGAACATGTCGAGCATCACGAACAACGCGCTGCTGGCATCGACCCAGCCATAGGTTTTCACCATGCCTAGCAGTCCCATCAGCAGGCCGGAGGCGACAATGGCCGGGATGATCGGCACAAAGATGTTCGACAGCAGCCGTGCGATACGTTGCAGCGGGTTGAGCTTTTTCGCGGCGATATCCGCGGCTTCGGACTTGCTGGATTCGCTGATGCCTGCGGCCTTGATAAACTCGGCATGCACCTTGTTCACCAGTCCGGTACCGAATATCACCTGAATTTGCCCGGCATTGCTGAAACAGCCTCTCACCCCCTCAAGCTTGCCGATGGCGGCCTTGTCCACCTTACTGTCGTCCAGCAGTACCAGTCGCAGACGGGTGGCACAGTGCGCCGCGCTGGCGATGTTTTCCTTACCCCCGAGCAGCGGTAACAGCGCCTGAGCGGTTGCGGTAATATCCATGTTTTCTCCCTGTTAAATCACAATGCCGCCGGGGTTAACCCTGGCGGCAGGCGGCATATTGTCGATCAGAAAAAGTATTTGAATCTGGCGCGCACGCCGTAACGTTGATCGTCATCGCTATTGGCGATTTTGTTGTCGGCGTTGGCCTCCAGCAGTGAGGCGTAAGCCCCGAGATACAAATTGAAATTCTTCATATTCATGATGTTGGGAATTTGATAAGACGCATGTACGGTGTGGATGTCATAGCGACCCGGTTCGCTGAACGGGTTATCGATATTGGCCGTCATGCCATCGGTGGCGAATTCTTTGATATTGTTGTGCGCATAAATGTAACCCAGTTCAAAACGGCGCCACAGCACGTTGGCACCGGCGGAAAAGTCCTGTTCTCCCGAGGCGTCCAGATAGGCGGTGCTGAGGTTGGCGACGATACCGTTGTCAGCATCGGCGGCCAGACTGTTCCAACTCAGGGTCATGCCGTAGCCGTTGCGTTTTGACTGATCGACCCATTGACCGCGATCGTTCTGATAACCGTAGGCGTTGTTGACCACGTTGCTTTCCATCGCCAGCGCGGCGCTGAACCGATCTTTTTTCCACGCCACCACCGGGCGCAGATAAGCGACATTCTTTTTGTTGTCCAGCTCGTTGCCGTGATAGCTCTGGTCCTGGAACAGCGAGGTGCCGTCCTCTACCAGCGTGTTCAGTTCAAAGTACCAGTTGCCGGCGTATTTGCTCAGCATCAGGTTGCCGCCGCTGCTGCTGCGGCCGCGGCCTTCCTTCATCATGTAGATGTAACCGAAACCGTCGGCGTACAGGTCATTGGCGGTGTTGCCGGAATACTCGATAAAGGTATCCTGGTTGAGCGGGAACATATCGTAGGCTTCGAAACGGCCGATTTTCGCCTGCCAGTTCTTCTCGTTGCCGAAGAAGAACGCGGCGTCGTCGAGGTTCATTTTGCCCTCCATGTCGGCCAGTGGCTGCACGCTAAAGCCGGCGAAGTTGCCGTCCTGATTGCGGCGATAGCCGTCCAGGCCGATCAGAATACGGCCGTTGATGTCCCAACGCTCCTTGTTGCCCGGCTTCCAGTCCTTGTTATCGGTGGTTTTCAGCGAGGTGAGCTGCCCGCTGCGGCTGGCGCCGTCCAGGTTGAACTCTACGTCACCGTACAGCTTCAGCTCGCCAAAGTCGTTCAGCTTCAGGTTACTGGCCGCCGGCGCCTTGCTTTCCAGCGTGGCGGTGCGCTGTGCGACCTGTACCGTTTGCTGTTCGGCGTTGAGCGTGCGCTGTTCCAGCCGTTGTGCGCGCTGTTCCGCCGCAGTGGCGCGACTTTCCGCACTCTGCGCCCGTTGTTCTGCCTGTTGCAGGCGCTGCTCAAGGGCGTTGAGACGCGCTTCGATGCTGGCGGCATTGCCGGCGGCCTGGGCGGTGGTAGCAAGTAATAACCCTGTAGTTACAGCCAGATAGCGTAATTTTTTCATGATGTTCTATCATCCTGGAGGCTAATTATTATTGTTTGCTAAATTGCTAAACCGGTTTTTCAGGCTGAAAGATAATCGAGGTGGAGCACCAATGGCAAACAAGATTGCTAACCCGATTCAGCTAATGTGATCGAGTGCTCAATTTCGTCAGGGGGCAGGGTGGGCACCCGGGCCCACCGCAGGATATCAGGCGTGTTGCTGCAGAAAGGCCGCCAACTGCGCAGTGCGTGGCAGCGCGGTCATTGCGCCCTTGGCTGTGGTCGCCAGTGCGCCACACGCCTGGGCCTGGGCGATAACCGCCGGCCATTCTGCTGGTGCAGGCAGGCGGCCCAGCGCCGACAGCGCGGCCAACAGGCCGGCAACAAAGGCATCGCCCGCGCCGGTGGTATCGATTGGCGCGATCGGCGTAGCGCGGAAATGGCGAATGCCGCTACCGTCATGCATGCATACCCCATTGGCACCCAGGGTTACCAACAGCAGTTTTAGCGGGAACTGGCTCATCATCCAGGCGATGGCGCTGTCCAGATCGTCAACCAGACTGATGAAACGCAGCTCGTCGAGCGAGATCTTGACCACGTCGGCCAGCGACAGCGCGCGCGCCAGGCAAGGGCGTAACGCCTCGGGCTGCGTCCAGACGTCCTCGCGGATATTCGGATCAAAACTGACCCAGCCACCGGCGGCTCTAATGCGCTCCATGGCGCCGAAAGTGGTGCTGCGGCTCGGTTCCCGTGACAGGGCGATCGAACAGACGTGCAGCCACTCTCCGGATTTAAATTGCGGTAAATCAGAGGGTTGTAGAAACAGGTCGGCGCTTGGCGTGACCATGAAGGTGAAGGAGCGCTCGCCGTCGTTCGCCAGATCGACCACCACGGTGGAGGTGTGGTAATGCGGGTCGGCGGCCATATGTCGGGTATCGACCCCTTCATCCTGCAGCACCTGGCGCAGGAAGTCGCCGAAGCTGTCGTTCCCCACCCGACCGATAAACCCGCTGCTGCCACCCAGGCGCGCGACGCCAACCGCCACGTTGGCCGGTGCGCCGCCTGGGCATTTGAGGTAACTGTTGGTAGTTTCCGGCACCAGATCGACAACCGCATCCCCCAGCACCCATACGCGATGACCCATATTCACTCCCTGTTTTCAGCATCAAAGATGGTTAGCTAAATTAGACGAACCGGTTTAGCTAGGCAACAAGTAATCGCCATGATACTGAAAACAGCCTGCTTGCACCGTGGATATCAGGCATGCTGTTGCCAGACAACGCGACGCTATGCGTCACCCATCAGTGGATCGCTGATGCTGTGCAGCCCGCTCTCCCAGCGCCCGGCAAGGCGTCGCTGCCAGTGGTTTTCCCCGGTGAGCGTAATGTCATACCAACCACCGCTGGCGGTGATGGCAACGCTGTGCTGTCGTTGACCTTTTGCCGGAATCAGCAACGGTTGCGGATCGGCACCGCTGTAAGGACAGCGGGCCAGTGTGACGGTCAGCGGTTGTTCGACAGGGTTGCTCACCGTCAACAGCAGGCCGTCGTGCCGTGCTTCCAACTGGACCTCCGGCTGGAGTTGCTGCAGGTTACCGCGCAGGGTGCGATGAAAACCGTTCGGCCCCAGCAACCACAAATGGTATTCCCCGGCGCCAGACCAGTTGTCACTCAAGGCCTTGCCTGCTTCGATGGTGTAACGGCGGGGGATTTCATCCAGCTGCAACAGGTCATACACCTGCAGCACTGCGCCCTGCGCGCCGTGATTAAGCATATTGAGGGTGAATAACTGCTGCTGCGGATACGCTGCGGCCTGTACCTGCAAGCGGTAGGGCAATGCGCGCGAAGGGCGCGCCAGCCGCTGTTGCCGGGGGGGCCGCTGCTGGGCGAGCGCTGGCAGCGCCACCGCCGGCAACCGTTCCTGCCGCTGGCGCAGGCGGTCGGCGGCGTGACGGGTAGTGGTGTGCAGCGGCGGCAGCGTTTCCGCATTCGGGTCAACAAAATTGAATGCCGATGTCAGATCGCCGCAGACCGTACGACGCCAGTCGCTGATGTTGGGCTCGCGTACCTGAAAACGCTTTTCCAGGAATTGCAGTACCGAGGTGTGATCAAACACCTGCGAGTTCACCCAGCCACCGCGGCTCCACGGCGAGAGTACCAGCATCGGCACGCGCGGTCCCGGGCCGTAAATGCCGCCATCTGGCGGCGGTTGCTCCTCGCTGCCCGGCGGGGCGATATGCTGGAAAATTTCCGTTTCGAACGGCACGGTGGATTTGCCGGCAAAACTGCCGTCGCTGCGTAGCGACGGCGCCGCCGGCGGCGGCATATGATCAAAGAAACCGTCATTTTCGTCGTAGTTGACCAACAGCACGGTTTTGCTCCACACCTCGGGGTTATCGGTCAGCGCATTGAGAATTTCCTGGGTAAACCAGCCGCCTTGTACCGGGCTGGAAGGATCGGGATGCTCGGAATAGGCGGCCGGTGCGATAATCCAGCTCACCTGCGGCAGGGCGCCGCGTT encodes:
- a CDS encoding TRAP transporter small permease, with product MAHAYHQAMDVLYRVSMWIAGIALLAMVTVIPIGIFSRYVLNEGAAWPEPIAILCMVTFTFIGAAVSYRAGSHIAVNMLIDRLSPALQSLCARLADLLMVVIFLFIIYYGYALCSQLWLQPVAEFPLLTAGQAYLPLPIGSAVTLLFVIERLLFGSQHHRPVVLLGNT
- a CDS encoding TRAP transporter substrate-binding protein; translated protein: MKLPHALSGLCLALSALLCSQSALAQQIKAADVHPEGYPNVVAVQHMGEKLKAATDGRLEMKTFPGGMLGDEKQMIEQAQIGAIDLIRVSMAPVAAILPEIDVFTLPYIFRNEDHLHKVLDGEIGKEIGDKITNNPASRLVFLGWMDSGTRNLITKQPVVKPEDLKGMKIRVQGSPIALATLKAMGANAVSMGVSEVFSGMQTGVIDGAENNPPTFIAHNYMPVAKNYTLSGHFIIPELFLYSKTKWDKLTPDDQKLILKLAKEAQDEQRTLWAAYNQQALEKMKAGGVQFHDIDRDYYYKATQPVRDQYGKSHQDLIDRINAVQ
- the exbB gene encoding tol-pal system-associated acyl-CoA thioesterase, coding for MLLVVGLAGSAQAAPATNPAVADSVSTAAAPAPASAPDNVTPVNPAPTVQPPETRGMDLSVWGMYQHADVVVKTVMIGLVLASIITWTILFAKGSELTRAKRRLRREHQALSEARSLDEATEMAQSFQNDSISATLLNDAQNELELSAESNDNNGIKERAGFRFERRVAAYGRQLGKGNGFLATIGAISPFVGLFGTVWGIMNSFIGIAHSQTTNLAVVAPGIAEALLATALGLVAAIPAVVIYNIFARVIGGHRAQVGDVAAQVLLLLSRDLDLAATAEAKRSQHAHQLRVG
- the exbD gene encoding TonB system transport protein ExbD, translating into MAMRLNDDVDDSGELHEINVTPFIDVMLVLLIIFMVAAPLATVDIRVDLPASTAKPQPRPEKPVFLSVKADKQLYVGEQPVTAEQLTTVLDQRTQANKETTIFFQADKSVDYATLMSVMDTLRNAGYLKVGLVGMEGGAK
- a CDS encoding substrate-binding domain-containing protein, with translation MPLVKKNKRVTITDIAAQAGVSKSTASLVLNGRSKEYRVSDETRDRILALASELHYQPSIHARSLRSHRSHTLGLVVPEMTNYGFAVIARELETLCREAGLQLLIACSDENPAQEMMAVNSLVQRQVDGLIVASSQLNDAEYQKINASLPVVQMDRLINGSTLPLVITDSVASTAQLVETVARQHPDEFYFLGGQPRISPTRDRLAGFQLGLERAGIVDQPEWIIHGTYHPSSGYEMFAGLCAHLGRPPKALFTAACGLLEGVLRYLTQHQLIDSDIHLCSFDDHYLFDCMTLKIDTVAQDCRGLAQHSFEMVTQLIDERPLAQSTLFLPGSIHWRHAGSLAQLAGR
- a CDS encoding sucrose-6-phosphate hydrolase; amino-acid sequence: MDALSLIKQTALALMNGQLRAAGDPHRPCWHLAPSVGLLNDPNGFIQHNGRYHLFYQWNPLACDHGRKCWGHWQSDDLLHWHHQPVALLPGDDFDSHGCYSGSAVVENDKITLVYTGNVKFTDGSRTAYQCLAQENASGEYDKLGPVLPLPAGYSGHVRDPKVWRHHQQWYMVLGARDLHDQGKVLLLRSDDLRSWQLQGEIAGSRLNGIGDFGYMWECPDLFRLADRELLICCPQGLAAEPERYLNVYQAGYLCGELDYATARFSHGEFHELDAGFEFYAPQTTLAEDGRRLLVAWMGVPEQDESYQPTVRYGWLHTMTCLRELTLHAGRLYQQPARELQQLRGAATRWQGPAAEAPQLEIDSAELLLRPHGPFSARFGDGMQLSWDGERLCLSRHNLRSGEPEQRYWRGELQQLQLLFDRSSVEIFINQGEAVMSSRYFPCRSPRLFLSGDAPLALQHWPLNAVMIE
- a CDS encoding carbohydrate porin — protein: MKKLRYLAVTTGLLLATTAQAAGNAASIEARLNALEQRLQQAEQRAQSAESRATAAEQRAQRLEQRTLNAEQQTVQVAQRTATLESKAPAASNLKLNDFGELKLYGDVEFNLDGASRSGQLTSLKTTDNKDWKPGNKERWDINGRILIGLDGYRRNQDGNFAGFSVQPLADMEGKMNLDDAAFFFGNEKNWQAKIGRFEAYDMFPLNQDTFIEYSGNTANDLYADGFGYIYMMKEGRGRSSSGGNLMLSKYAGNWYFELNTLVEDGTSLFQDQSYHGNELDNKKNVAYLRPVVAWKKDRFSAALAMESNVVNNAYGYQNDRGQWVDQSKRNGYGMTLSWNSLAADADNGIVANLSTAYLDASGEQDFSAGANVLWRRFELGYIYAHNNIKEFATDGMTANIDNPFSEPGRYDIHTVHASYQIPNIMNMKNFNLYLGAYASLLEANADNKIANSDDDQRYGVRARFKYFF
- a CDS encoding aminoimidazole riboside kinase: MGHRVWVLGDAVVDLVPETTNSYLKCPGGAPANVAVGVARLGGSSGFIGRVGNDSFGDFLRQVLQDEGVDTRHMAADPHYHTSTVVVDLANDGERSFTFMVTPSADLFLQPSDLPQFKSGEWLHVCSIALSREPSRSTTFGAMERIRAAGGWVSFDPNIREDVWTQPEALRPCLARALSLADVVKISLDELRFISLVDDLDSAIAWMMSQFPLKLLLVTLGANGVCMHDGSGIRHFRATPIAPIDTTGAGDAFVAGLLAALSALGRLPAPAEWPAVIAQAQACGALATTAKGAMTALPRTAQLAAFLQQHA
- a CDS encoding phosphocholine-specific phospholipase C gives rise to the protein MPRLSRRTLLHAAAIGSAYSLLPASIRKALAIPAHNRTGSIRDVEHVVILMQENRAFDHYFGTLPGVRGFGDRFTVPQPQGRSVWQQQGLERPVLPYHLDSRHGNAQRVSGTPHSWLDAQSAWDNGRMRAWPSYKTPTSMGYYRQQELPFQFALANAFTLCDAYHCSLHGGTNPNRLFLWSGTNGPAANLAVVVNEWDYTGSADKGYAWKTYPERLEASGVSWKVYQYLPDNFGDNPLAGFRQYRAASIKVGNPAYPPKDFTAYVPFHDALNAIDPLYKGNGYTLPAASANDLEAMLAGFRADVQRGALPQVSWIIAPAAYSEHPDPSSPVQGGWFTQEILNALTDNPEVWSKTVLLVNYDENDGFFDHMPPPAAPSLRSDGSFAGKSTVPFETEIFQHIAPPGSEEQPPPDGGIYGPGPRVPMLVLSPWSRGGWVNSQVFDHTSVLQFLEKRFQVREPNISDWRRTVCGDLTSAFNFVDPNAETLPPLHTTTRHAADRLRQRQERLPAVALPALAQQRPPRQQRLARPSRALPYRLQVQAAAYPQQQLFTLNMLNHGAQGAVLQVYDLLQLDEIPRRYTIEAGKALSDNWSGAGEYHLWLLGPNGFHRTLRGNLQQLQPEVQLEARHDGLLLTVSNPVEQPLTVTLARCPYSGADPQPLLIPAKGQRQHSVAITASGGWYDITLTGENHWQRRLAGRWESGLHSISDPLMGDA